A section of the Candidatus Moraniibacteriota bacterium genome encodes:
- the ftsA gene encoding cell division protein FtsA produces MAKTHYTIGLDIGSATVRAVIAELPRDDGPVKVVGVGAVPSVGIRRGIVVQPEEVAKSINAALEAAERMAGAAVDSVACSVSGADLFAQSAIGVIAVGKADGEVTEDDLGRIVEETQARTVLGPNKEILHVVPQHYRLDDQGGIKDPVGLRGVRLELSSLVIGTGSNHLKNLVRSLELAGISAHHFIAEPLASAEAILSAKQKELGVVMVNIGANTTSLAVFEDGDLLHLAVLPVGGSHITNDIAIGLRISIDVAEAVKLQYGHAIPAEVGKKEAIDLSEFDSQEMDEVSRYHVAEIIEARLEEIFHYVNLELKSIQREALLPAGVMLTGGGILVPGAVELAKRHLRLPAQIGYPKPLGGILDHVDGPASATVVGLLLLSLEEGNVHERFSLGGASQLMQRLPGDWGDLAGKAKGIFRRFLP; encoded by the coding sequence ATGGCGAAAACACATTATACTATCGGCCTCGACATCGGCTCGGCGACTGTCCGGGCGGTTATCGCCGAATTACCGCGCGATGACGGTCCCGTAAAGGTCGTCGGCGTTGGGGCAGTCCCTTCGGTGGGTATCCGGCGGGGCATCGTCGTCCAGCCTGAAGAAGTCGCCAAATCGATCAATGCCGCGCTGGAAGCCGCCGAACGGATGGCCGGGGCCGCGGTCGACAGCGTCGCCTGTTCGGTTTCGGGAGCAGACCTCTTTGCCCAGTCAGCGATCGGCGTCATCGCCGTCGGTAAAGCGGATGGCGAAGTGACGGAAGACGATCTCGGCCGCATCGTCGAGGAGACACAGGCGCGTACCGTGCTGGGCCCCAACAAAGAAATCCTCCATGTCGTCCCGCAGCACTATCGCCTCGATGATCAGGGTGGGATAAAGGATCCGGTGGGCCTCCGAGGTGTCCGCCTCGAACTCTCGTCACTCGTCATCGGGACGGGCAGCAATCATCTGAAGAATCTGGTCCGCAGTCTGGAGCTCGCCGGCATTTCCGCGCATCACTTCATCGCCGAACCGCTCGCTTCCGCCGAAGCCATCCTCTCGGCCAAGCAGAAAGAACTCGGGGTGGTCATGGTGAATATCGGTGCCAACACGACGTCGCTCGCCGTCTTCGAAGACGGAGATCTCCTGCATCTCGCTGTCCTGCCGGTTGGTGGGAGCCATATCACCAATGATATCGCGATTGGTCTCCGGATCTCGATTGATGTCGCTGAAGCGGTGAAACTGCAGTACGGCCACGCGATCCCTGCCGAGGTGGGGAAAAAAGAGGCGATCGATCTCTCCGAATTTGACTCGCAGGAAATGGATGAGGTGTCGCGGTACCATGTCGCCGAGATCATCGAAGCGCGGCTCGAAGAAATTTTCCATTACGTGAATCTCGAACTCAAGAGCATCCAGCGTGAGGCGCTCTTACCGGCGGGGGTCATGCTCACGGGCGGGGGTATCCTCGTCCCGGGTGCGGTGGAGCTCGCGAAGCGGCACCTTCGGCTCCCGGCCCAGATCGGTTATCCGAAGCCCTTGGGTGGCATCCTCGATCATGTGGACGGCCCGGCTTCGGCCACGGTCGTCGGACTACTCCTCCTCTCGCTCGAGGAAGGGAATGTGCATGAGCGGTTTTCATTGGGAGGTGCTTCGCAGCTCATGCAGCGCTTGCCGGGTGACTGGGGTGATCTCGCCGGCAAAGCCAAAGGAATTTTCCGCCGCTTTCTCCCGTAA
- the ybeY gene encoding rRNA maturation RNase YbeY yields MRIQLTLRGEEALHGLTAFFLRKVIRETLTRSFPQVFTPDRTAIIDVACVTDTEIAKLNRDYRKKTQPTDILSFGHFEGLTALLALPKKGAIDLGQIILSPEFIARSAKEDGVSWKREYTYVLSHGVLHLVGFDHEERMFDIQDAVTDVLAPIIPEPMQ; encoded by the coding sequence ATGCGGATCCAGCTGACGCTTCGGGGAGAGGAGGCGCTCCATGGGCTGACGGCATTTTTTCTCCGCAAGGTGATCCGTGAGACCCTGACCCGATCCTTCCCTCAGGTATTTACACCGGACCGGACAGCTATCATAGATGTCGCCTGTGTCACGGATACAGAGATCGCCAAGCTCAACCGTGACTACCGGAAGAAAACGCAACCGACGGACATCCTTTCCTTCGGCCATTTCGAAGGACTGACCGCATTGCTCGCTCTACCAAAGAAAGGAGCGATCGACCTCGGTCAAATCATCCTCTCGCCCGAGTTCATCGCTCGTTCGGCCAAGGAGGATGGTGTATCATGGAAGCGTGAGTATACATACGTGCTTTCCCACGGCGTGCTTCATCTGGTCGGATTCGATCATGAGGAGCGGATGTTTGATATCCAGGACGCGGTGACGGATGTACTCGCGCCTATTATTCCAGAGCCGATGCAATGA
- a CDS encoding histidine--tRNA ligase — protein sequence MAKTMKTKETKKTSATKKTKASVRSVAPARKAVPPAVSESAKKVAPTSVVPQEEILLQALRGMRDILPDEQPYWERVRRILGHAQLEYGYRRIDLPMVEFAHLYLRTLGEGTDIIDKEMYVFNTRGGDRVALRPEMTAGLCRAYIEHGMSVLPKPIKLFSMGSLFRYDRPQEGRYREHTQANFDVFGEEDPILDAQVIQLAFRVVRDLGLKNIEFQVNSIGTPESRRDYEKVLVRYLESQKHRLCQNCKERLATNPMRILDCKEEKCIQITTHAPQSLDYLDQESRDHFKRLLEYLDELELPYVINTRLVRGLDYYTRTVFEIRSTDKEGRTYSLGGGGRYDRLVQALGGEATPAIGFGLGLDRIILEMKRTQVKPYVEPKPRVFLAQLGDMAKKKSLRLFADLEKNGILIAESFGRGTLKSQLRVAHRIGVEVTIIIGQKEALDGTAIVKDMVSGTQETVIQDKLVEAAKKILRTNTALMGPNGIALPKPDEDDEEEEEKERLEKEKRNKAKE from the coding sequence ATGGCCAAGACAATGAAGACAAAGGAAACGAAGAAGACCTCGGCTACGAAGAAAACGAAAGCCTCGGTTCGGAGTGTCGCGCCCGCCCGGAAAGCGGTGCCGCCGGCGGTATCTGAATCAGCCAAAAAGGTCGCTCCGACGTCGGTGGTGCCACAGGAAGAAATCCTCCTCCAGGCACTTCGCGGGATGCGGGATATCCTGCCGGACGAACAGCCGTATTGGGAGCGGGTGCGCCGTATCCTCGGACATGCTCAGCTCGAATACGGGTATCGCCGTATCGATCTCCCCATGGTCGAGTTTGCTCATCTCTATCTCCGGACGCTCGGCGAAGGGACGGATATCATCGACAAGGAGATGTATGTCTTCAATACGCGTGGCGGCGACCGGGTCGCCCTCCGGCCAGAAATGACGGCAGGATTATGCCGTGCCTATATCGAGCACGGGATGAGCGTCTTGCCGAAGCCGATCAAGCTGTTCTCTATGGGGTCGCTCTTCCGCTACGATCGTCCACAGGAGGGGCGTTACCGTGAGCACACCCAGGCGAACTTTGATGTCTTTGGCGAAGAGGATCCGATCCTCGATGCCCAGGTGATCCAGCTCGCGTTCCGTGTGGTCCGCGATCTCGGGCTGAAGAATATCGAGTTTCAGGTGAATTCCATTGGGACGCCGGAATCACGCCGCGACTATGAGAAAGTACTTGTCCGATACCTGGAGAGCCAGAAGCACCGGCTCTGCCAGAACTGCAAAGAGCGTCTCGCCACCAATCCAATGCGCATCCTCGACTGCAAGGAGGAGAAGTGTATCCAGATCACGACCCATGCGCCGCAGTCGCTCGACTATCTCGATCAGGAATCCCGCGACCACTTCAAGCGGCTTCTCGAATACCTCGACGAGCTTGAGCTTCCGTATGTCATCAACACCCGTCTTGTCCGTGGTCTCGATTACTATACGCGCACTGTCTTCGAGATCCGCTCAACCGACAAAGAGGGGCGGACCTACTCGCTCGGCGGCGGCGGCCGCTATGACCGTCTCGTCCAGGCGCTCGGCGGCGAAGCGACGCCCGCCATCGGCTTCGGTCTCGGGCTCGATCGCATCATCCTGGAGATGAAGCGTACCCAGGTGAAGCCGTATGTGGAGCCGAAACCTCGAGTTTTTCTCGCTCAGCTTGGTGATATGGCCAAGAAGAAATCACTCCGACTCTTCGCCGACCTTGAAAAAAATGGTATTCTCATCGCAGAATCGTTCGGTCGTGGGACTCTGAAGTCGCAGCTCCGTGTCGCGCACCGCATCGGCGTCGAAGTCACTATCATCATCGGACAGAAAGAGGCGCTCGACGGCACGGCGATCGTGAAGGACATGGTCTCCGGGACGCAGGAGACGGTCATACAAGACAAGCTCGTCGAAGCCGCCAAGAAGATCCTGAGAACTAACACGGCACTCATGGGACCCAACGGCATCGCCCTCCCGAAGCCGGATGAGGACGACGAAGAGGAAGAGGAAAAGGAACGTCTCGAAAAAGAGAAGCGCAATAAAGCCAAGGAATAA
- the lepB gene encoding signal peptidase I, with product MSEKISVSTASTPVEPDEEYLSTSALLLEMVKILVLAAVVIIPIRAFLFQPFFVQGSSMEPNFDDGEYLVISEFGLKHTKIPLVNIETNPFRDLSRQEPIVFRFPRDPSQFFIKRVIGLPGETVEIKNGRVYIYNHVHPDGYALDESAYLDAAVKTSDLGATKVADNEYFVMGDNRAFSYDSRVFGPIKKTAVIGRVLLRAWPVSELTLY from the coding sequence ATGTCGGAAAAAATATCTGTCTCTACGGCGTCGACTCCGGTCGAACCAGATGAAGAGTACCTCTCAACGAGCGCGTTGTTACTCGAAATGGTGAAGATCCTCGTCTTGGCCGCGGTCGTCATTATACCGATTCGAGCCTTTTTGTTCCAACCGTTTTTCGTTCAGGGGTCGTCGATGGAGCCGAATTTCGATGATGGGGAGTATCTCGTCATTAGTGAGTTTGGACTGAAGCACACGAAAATCCCGCTGGTAAATATCGAGACCAATCCGTTCCGCGATCTCAGCCGTCAGGAACCGATCGTCTTCCGTTTCCCGCGTGATCCATCCCAGTTCTTTATCAAGCGAGTCATCGGCCTGCCAGGAGAAACCGTCGAAATCAAGAATGGCAGAGTATATATTTACAACCATGTACATCCGGACGGCTACGCACTCGATGAATCCGCCTATCTCGATGCTGCCGTGAAAACTTCAGACTTAGGTGCCACCAAGGTCGCCGACAATGAATACTTTGTCATGGGTGACAATCGAGCCTTCAGCTATGATTCGCGCGTCTTCGGTCCGATCAAGAAAACAGCGGTTATCGGGCGGGTGCTCCTCAGAGCCTGGCCAGTTTCCGAACTGACGCTATATTGA
- a CDS encoding histidine triad nucleotide-binding protein translates to MKTVFEKIRDREIPKEFLYEDDEIMAFYDVAPIAPVHVLIVPKKVIVSIATLADEDVPMVGRMFRVARDVARDLQIAESGYKLLFRVGEHGGQEVPHLHLHLIGGARLTENIRPV, encoded by the coding sequence ATGAAGACGGTCTTTGAGAAAATTCGCGACCGGGAAATCCCCAAAGAGTTTCTCTACGAGGATGATGAGATCATGGCTTTCTACGATGTCGCCCCGATCGCCCCTGTGCATGTGCTCATCGTCCCGAAGAAAGTAATTGTCTCGATCGCTACCCTGGCCGATGAAGATGTGCCGATGGTGGGCCGGATGTTTCGGGTGGCGCGCGATGTCGCCCGAGACTTGCAGATTGCAGAAAGTGGGTATAAGCTGCTCTTTCGCGTGGGGGAACATGGGGGACAGGAGGTGCCGCATCTCCATCTCCATCTCATTGGTGGCGCGCGACTGACGGAGAATATTCGCCCTGTGTAA
- a CDS encoding GatB/YqeY domain-containing protein, whose translation MSLITQIGDELKLAMKAGDTVKRDTLRFLQSAVKNVAIEARTPVTELTDAQVQDVVKRLVKQRKDSIEQYQAAQREDLVAKESAELALIQGYLPAQLSREAVAEIVDRVLAGMPGVTAKDIGRVMGAVMKEVAGQADGEIVRELVSAKLH comes from the coding sequence ATGTCTCTCATTACACAGATCGGCGACGAACTGAAGCTGGCGATGAAGGCCGGGGATACGGTGAAACGCGATACGTTGCGTTTCCTTCAGAGTGCCGTGAAAAATGTGGCGATCGAAGCCCGTACCCCAGTCACGGAGCTTACGGATGCTCAAGTCCAAGACGTCGTGAAGCGGCTGGTGAAGCAACGGAAAGACAGTATCGAGCAGTACCAGGCCGCGCAGCGCGAAGACCTCGTGGCGAAAGAATCAGCCGAATTGGCGCTCATCCAGGGTTATCTGCCGGCGCAGCTGTCGCGTGAGGCGGTGGCCGAGATCGTCGATCGTGTGCTCGCTGGCATGCCGGGTGTCACAGCGAAAGACATAGGCCGTGTCATGGGAGCCGTGATGAAAGAAGTGGCCGGCCAAGCCGATGGTGAAATCGTCCGAGAGCTCGTCTCGGCCAAACTCCACTAG
- a CDS encoding diacylglycerol kinase family protein — MSPVSIQKFVRSFRHALAGIAYAIREERNFHIELAIAIGVAFFAWYFPLSSDERAILTLVIVLVLALELVNTSFERMLDMTKPRIHPYVRVIKDLVAGSVLISAIGAAIIGALIFLPHIV, encoded by the coding sequence ATGAGTCCGGTAAGTATACAAAAATTCGTTCGCAGTTTCCGGCACGCTCTCGCAGGCATTGCGTATGCAATCCGGGAAGAGCGGAATTTTCATATCGAGCTCGCGATCGCTATCGGGGTGGCTTTTTTTGCCTGGTATTTCCCACTTTCCTCTGACGAACGGGCGATCCTGACGCTTGTTATCGTGCTGGTTCTCGCGCTCGAGCTCGTGAATACGTCGTTCGAACGGATGCTGGATATGACGAAGCCACGTATTCACCCGTATGTTCGGGTGATCAAGGACCTCGTCGCCGGATCAGTGCTCATCAGCGCGATCGGAGCGGCCATCATCGGAGCGCTCATCTTCCTGCCGCATATCGTCTAG